A stretch of Clostridium formicaceticum DNA encodes these proteins:
- a CDS encoding GAF domain-containing sensor histidine kinase, giving the protein MKTILGKLWLCFTVLVLIILLIIWLFQVGLLNQFYIREREYILTNEAKKLGAMMIETKDSDTIPNKVIEEIQKFSASMHAFLLILDKEGNVLLDVPDTDKYLINHHETNKDERRFSTGVLADETIMSHVYEGRPFIIHKKRPRGPEASIIVGMPIFNKEEILGNIIISSPLYPIEETITILKKQLSVISILSLAIGTILAFSFAKFFTKPIMKIIDASKQIAKGNFSVKVNHQSNDEIGTLGETINDMATQLSKIDALRKEFIANISHELKTPLSLIKAYAELVKDMENFSAKDREQYLQVIIDESDRLNGMIEDILYLSKMESGHMTLVWEKFSLNELLDCIIDNLSFFAENKHVKITLEAEDKKKMICADKDKMYQVFYNIINNAINHSYENGEIQIRLLNADHDVRIEVIDHGKGILKKDLPYIWDRFYKAEKSRKRDSNSGTGLGMSIVKNILETHAFDYGIESQPNKGTKVWVQIDLKETADSVL; this is encoded by the coding sequence ATGAAAACTATACTCGGCAAGCTGTGGCTTTGTTTCACTGTTTTGGTGCTCATTATTTTATTAATTATTTGGTTATTTCAAGTAGGATTATTAAATCAATTTTATATTCGTGAAAGAGAATATATACTAACGAATGAAGCAAAAAAGCTAGGCGCTATGATGATAGAGACGAAGGATTCTGATACGATACCTAATAAAGTCATAGAAGAAATTCAAAAATTTAGTGCTTCTATGCATGCCTTCCTGCTGATTCTCGATAAAGAAGGCAATGTATTGTTAGATGTGCCTGATACCGATAAATATCTGATAAATCACCATGAAACAAATAAAGATGAAAGAAGATTTTCTACAGGAGTTTTAGCAGATGAGACTATTATGTCACATGTTTACGAGGGTCGTCCCTTTATTATCCATAAAAAGCGTCCAAGGGGGCCTGAAGCATCTATTATAGTGGGGATGCCTATCTTTAATAAAGAAGAAATATTAGGAAATATTATTATCTCTTCACCTTTATACCCAATAGAAGAGACTATAACTATTTTAAAAAAGCAACTATCTGTTATTTCTATTCTTTCCTTAGCAATAGGAACAATATTAGCCTTCTCCTTTGCTAAGTTTTTTACAAAACCCATTATGAAGATTATTGATGCCTCTAAACAGATAGCAAAAGGAAACTTTTCTGTTAAGGTAAACCATCAGTCCAATGATGAAATAGGAACTTTAGGAGAAACCATTAACGACATGGCAACACAGCTTAGTAAAATAGATGCCCTTAGAAAAGAGTTTATTGCAAATATATCCCATGAACTAAAAACCCCCCTTAGTTTGATTAAGGCCTATGCTGAATTAGTAAAGGATATGGAAAATTTTTCTGCAAAAGACAGGGAACAATACCTTCAAGTGATTATTGATGAGTCCGATCGATTAAATGGTATGATTGAGGATATCCTTTATTTATCTAAGATGGAATCAGGACATATGACATTGGTATGGGAAAAATTTTCTTTAAACGAACTTTTGGATTGTATCATTGATAACCTAAGTTTTTTTGCAGAGAATAAACATGTTAAGATTACCTTGGAAGCTGAAGATAAAAAAAAGATGATTTGTGCAGACAAAGACAAAATGTATCAAGTCTTTTACAATATTATTAACAATGCAATCAACCACTCCTACGAAAATGGTGAAATACAAATTAGACTACTGAATGCAGATCATGACGTGAGGATAGAAGTAATTGATCATGGTAAAGGAATCTTAAAAAAGGATTTGCCCTATATATGGGACAGGTTTTATAAGGCGGAAAAATCAAGAAAAAGAGATAGTAACAGTGGTACGGGACTTGGTATGTCCATAGTCAAAAACATTTTGGAAACTCATGCTTTTGACTACGGCATAGAAAGCCAACCAAATAAAGGAACAAAAGTTTGGGTACAAATAGACTTGAAGGAAACAGCGGATTCGGTTTTATAG